The Flavobacterium piscisymbiosum genome includes a region encoding these proteins:
- a CDS encoding metallophosphoesterase, whose amino-acid sequence MILRFVLLCALFLFIEFYSYQAFRTLIRLRWVLVSYQVISLLLLIFIIYSFTQFDRSVGQTKQTMFTMGLMLLVYVPKIVLTLVMFGEDIFRIGASILNYFMYNAPRSEMMPNRRKFVSQIALGLAAVPFLSLIYGIFEGKYNFKVFRQTIYFPDLPDAFDGFKITQISDVHSGSFDNPDKINYAIDLINEQEADMILFTGDIVNTHAKEMHPWLETFNRIKDYKYGKFSVLGNHDYGEYVTWPSEKEKDENFKGIKSLYGQIGFELLLNEHTYIQKGDDKIALIGVENWGHNFKKAGDLNKASQNVHQDDFKVLMSHDPSHWEYEIKNHPKNFHLTLAGHTHGMQFGIEIPGYFKWSLAQYIYKQWAGLYENVGRYVYVNRGFGFHAYPGRVGIMPEITVIELKKGNNVA is encoded by the coding sequence ATGATCTTACGTTTTGTACTGCTATGTGCTCTTTTTTTATTTATTGAGTTCTATTCTTATCAAGCCTTTCGTACTTTAATCAGATTAAGATGGGTTTTGGTGAGTTATCAAGTTATAAGTTTACTGCTTTTAATTTTTATCATTTACTCTTTTACGCAATTTGATCGTTCTGTTGGGCAAACCAAGCAAACCATGTTTACAATGGGTTTGATGTTATTGGTTTATGTGCCAAAAATAGTTTTAACGCTAGTAATGTTTGGCGAAGATATTTTTAGAATAGGAGCAAGTATTTTAAACTATTTCATGTATAATGCCCCTCGCTCAGAAATGATGCCAAACAGACGAAAGTTTGTGAGTCAGATTGCATTAGGTTTGGCGGCGGTTCCTTTTTTATCATTGATTTACGGAATTTTTGAAGGGAAATATAATTTTAAAGTTTTCAGACAGACGATTTATTTTCCTGATTTACCGGATGCTTTTGATGGATTTAAAATTACTCAGATTTCAGATGTTCATAGCGGAAGTTTTGATAATCCGGATAAAATAAATTATGCTATTGATTTGATTAATGAGCAGGAAGCGGATATGATTTTATTTACAGGAGATATTGTAAATACTCATGCTAAAGAAATGCATCCTTGGTTAGAAACTTTCAATAGAATAAAAGATTATAAATACGGGAAGTTTTCAGTTTTAGGAAATCATGATTACGGAGAATATGTTACATGGCCTTCTGAAAAAGAAAAAGATGAAAACTTCAAAGGAATAAAAAGTCTTTACGGACAAATAGGATTTGAACTTTTGCTTAACGAACATACTTATATCCAAAAAGGCGATGATAAGATTGCACTTATTGGAGTAGAGAACTGGGGGCATAATTTTAAAAAGGCAGGAGATTTAAACAAAGCATCTCAAAACGTGCATCAGGACGATTTTAAAGTGCTAATGAGTCATGATCCGAGTCATTGGGAGTATGAGATAAAAAATCATCCTAAAAACTTTCATTTAACGTTGGCGGGTCATACGCACGGTATGCAATTTGGAATTGAAATTCCGGGATATTTTAAGTGGAGTCTTGCGCAATACATTTATAAACAATGGGCAGGATTATACGAAAATGTTGGCCGATACGTTTATGTAAATCGCGGATTTGGTTTTCACGCTTATCCGGGACGAGTGGGTATCATGCCCGAAATTACAGTGATTGAACTAAAAAAAGGGAACAATGTGGCTTAA
- a CDS encoding glycosyltransferase family 117 protein, which produces MAQFNFNKWNTIIGWFAFAIALTTYTLTVEPTMSFWDCGEYIATAAKLEVGHPPGAPLFQMMGAFFAMFAIDAQHVAVMVNMMSVFSSAFTILFMFWSSSMILKKIIERFSEINQNNSIVILGSSFVGALAYTFSDSFWFNAVEAEVYAMASLLIALLFWLGLRWEQDMDKPKGNKWLLVISLVIGLSFGVHFMALLTIPSIGFLYYFKHYEKVTIKNFLIANVVVIGVLLFIFKLLLPLTMEAFADTEVFMVNSFGLPFNSGTLFVALILIAFFYFGLKFTKQKGLVFYNTIILCILFIFIGFSTWMMLPVRANANPVINENKPSDAAEVLAYYNREQYGVNPLFYGPQYTEVFAGLDAKNPYSDKKPNYERDYKTGKYIITNNYKNASQNSDDNQKALLPRMWSTETGHIQNYISFTNPPKFKINPNYDYEQDLGKYGIDASQLSEDEYNKATAQLRNEVEKTISEFRNAYAQKQIDNEGYVKFLKSYGDYLIIEKPTAVDNFSFMFEYQFGYMYWRYLMWNFVGRQSDVQGKYDNLDGNWISGIKALDSLHLGSQDNLPSDVLNNKGRNVYFFLPFILGLIGLMYHANKDLKSFYVLLALFLFTGIALKIYLNERPFEPRERDYALVGSFYVFAIWIGFGVYSLYETIQKYIAPKIAGPVIIAASLLAAPVLMAAQNWDDHDRSGKYTAVAMAKAYLNSCDKDAILFTIGDNDTFPLWYAQEIEGIRTDVKIVNTSLFMTDWYIDQMKAKAYESDPLPISFTHDQYVGDNLDYVAHIPKIETRWNIKDFIDFIKNPKSTVGLQNGQTIHFYPTNKIRLNVDKEAIIKNKVVNPKYNDSIVPYMDIDIKGSALYKNRLMMLDILANNNWKRPIYFSGGAFDDEDYLWLKDYLQLDGMVYKLVPIRNTPSKDGGPMDMGQIDADKMYDIVMKWDWGNSNGNIYHDPETRRNSITYRTNLSRLMNQLIAEGKIDKAKNIINLAITKMPLDKYGYYSLVEPFAGGYYKVGETAKAHDLLDKLVNKYKEELNYYATLTPGDQTDLAIDIITDIERYRSLLQVMKENKDLAFYEKHKVTFNTYVNVFERFGREKE; this is translated from the coding sequence ATGGCACAATTCAATTTCAATAAATGGAATACAATTATTGGTTGGTTTGCATTTGCAATCGCTTTAACTACCTATACATTAACTGTTGAACCAACTATGAGCTTCTGGGATTGTGGCGAATATATTGCCACAGCAGCTAAATTAGAAGTTGGTCACCCTCCCGGAGCACCTTTATTCCAAATGATGGGCGCTTTTTTTGCCATGTTTGCTATCGATGCTCAGCATGTTGCAGTAATGGTTAATATGATGTCTGTTTTTTCAAGCGCATTTACTATTTTGTTTATGTTTTGGTCTTCATCTATGATTTTGAAAAAGATTATAGAACGTTTTTCTGAAATCAATCAAAACAATTCAATTGTTATTCTGGGAAGCTCTTTTGTTGGCGCTCTTGCCTACACTTTCTCTGATAGCTTCTGGTTTAATGCTGTTGAAGCCGAAGTTTATGCTATGGCTTCTTTATTAATTGCGTTACTTTTCTGGCTTGGTCTTCGTTGGGAACAAGACATGGATAAACCTAAAGGAAATAAATGGTTATTAGTCATTTCATTAGTTATCGGACTTTCGTTTGGAGTTCACTTTATGGCTTTACTAACTATTCCTTCAATAGGATTTCTTTACTATTTTAAGCATTACGAAAAAGTTACAATCAAAAACTTTCTTATTGCCAATGTTGTAGTAATTGGTGTTTTATTATTCATCTTCAAATTGCTTTTACCATTAACAATGGAAGCATTTGCTGATACTGAAGTTTTCATGGTAAACAGTTTTGGATTACCATTTAACTCAGGAACTTTATTTGTAGCTTTAATTCTAATTGCTTTCTTTTATTTTGGATTAAAATTCACCAAACAAAAAGGATTGGTTTTCTATAACACCATCATTCTTTGCATCTTATTTATCTTCATTGGTTTCTCGACCTGGATGATGCTGCCGGTTCGTGCTAATGCAAACCCAGTGATCAACGAGAACAAACCATCAGATGCTGCCGAGGTTTTAGCATATTACAATCGTGAACAATACGGTGTAAACCCTTTGTTTTATGGTCCTCAATACACAGAAGTTTTTGCTGGCCTTGATGCAAAAAACCCATACTCAGACAAAAAACCTAACTACGAAAGAGACTATAAAACCGGCAAATATATCATTACCAATAATTATAAAAATGCCAGTCAAAATTCAGACGACAATCAAAAGGCGCTTTTACCAAGAATGTGGAGTACTGAAACAGGACATATTCAAAACTATATCAGTTTTACAAATCCTCCTAAATTCAAAATAAATCCTAACTACGATTACGAACAGGATTTAGGAAAATACGGAATTGACGCAAGCCAGCTAAGCGAAGATGAATACAATAAAGCTACAGCACAATTGCGTAATGAAGTTGAAAAAACAATTTCTGAATTCAGAAACGCTTATGCTCAAAAGCAAATTGACAACGAAGGATACGTTAAATTCCTAAAAAGTTATGGCGATTATTTAATCATCGAAAAACCAACAGCTGTAGATAATTTCAGCTTTATGTTCGAATACCAATTTGGATATATGTACTGGAGATATTTAATGTGGAATTTCGTTGGACGCCAAAGTGACGTTCAGGGTAAATATGACAATCTTGACGGAAACTGGATTAGCGGAATCAAAGCTCTTGACTCTTTGCATCTAGGTTCTCAAGACAATTTACCATCAGATGTTTTAAACAATAAAGGAAGAAACGTTTATTTCTTCTTGCCATTTATTTTAGGCCTTATAGGGTTAATGTATCACGCAAATAAAGATCTTAAAAGTTTTTATGTGCTTTTAGCATTATTCCTTTTTACCGGAATCGCATTAAAAATTTACCTGAACGAGCGACCTTTTGAACCTCGTGAAAGAGACTATGCGCTAGTAGGATCCTTTTATGTGTTTGCCATCTGGATAGGTTTTGGAGTTTATTCTCTCTATGAAACTATTCAAAAATACATTGCTCCTAAAATTGCAGGCCCGGTTATTATTGCCGCAAGTTTATTAGCTGCTCCTGTTTTAATGGCGGCTCAAAACTGGGATGATCACGACAGATCAGGAAAATATACGGCAGTTGCAATGGCAAAAGCTTACCTGAATTCTTGTGATAAAGATGCTATTTTATTTACAATTGGAGATAATGATACGTTCCCGTTATGGTATGCACAGGAAATTGAAGGCATTAGAACCGATGTTAAAATTGTAAATACAAGTTTATTTATGACAGATTGGTATATTGATCAAATGAAAGCAAAAGCTTATGAGTCAGATCCGTTACCAATATCTTTTACACACGATCAATATGTGGGTGATAATTTAGATTATGTTGCTCATATTCCTAAAATCGAAACACGCTGGAACATAAAAGATTTCATTGATTTTATTAAAAATCCAAAATCGACTGTAGGTTTACAAAACGGACAAACAATTCATTTTTATCCAACAAATAAAATCAGACTTAATGTTGATAAAGAAGCTATAATTAAAAATAAAGTTGTTAATCCTAAATACAACGATTCTATCGTACCTTATATGGATATTGACATCAAAGGAAGTGCGTTATACAAAAATCGCCTAATGATGCTTGATATCCTTGCTAATAACAACTGGAAAAGACCAATTTATTTTAGTGGAGGCGCTTTTGACGATGAAGATTATTTATGGTTGAAAGATTATTTACAACTAGACGGAATGGTGTACAAATTAGTTCCTATTAGAAACACACCTTCAAAAGATGGCGGACCTATGGACATGGGACAAATTGATGCTGATAAAATGTACGACATTGTAATGAAATGGGATTGGGGGAACAGTAACGGTAACATTTACCATGATCCTGAAACCAGAAGAAACAGTATTACATACCGCACAAACTTGTCACGTTTAATGAACCAGCTTATTGCAGAAGGCAAAATTGATAAAGCCAAAAACATTATCAACTTAGCAATAACAAAAATGCCACTTGATAAATACGGATATTACTCTTTAGTAGAACCATTTGCAGGAGGATATTATAAAGTTGGCGAAACTGCAAAAGCACATGATTTGCTAGATAAACTAGTTAACAAATACAAAGAAGAACTAAATTATTACGCAACACTTACACCTGGCGATCAAACCGACTTAGCTATTGATATCATTACCGATATTGAGCGTTACAGAAGCTTATTGCAAGTGATGAAAGAAAATAAAGATCTTGCTTTCTACGAAAAACACAAAGTGACATTTAATACTTATGTAAATGTTTTTGAACGTTTTGGAAGAGAAAAAGAATAA
- a CDS encoding polysaccharide deacetylase family protein, which produces MSFYWVKTNSFIKRVFSKYCWDIPNNEKKIYLTFDDGPTPEITDWVLSELKKFDAKATFFCIGKNIKANLALFEKLLTDGHAIGNHTMNHVNGWKSNNNDYIENVKNCAAVLEEEKTCNMIFRPPYGKIKKAQSKILRKLGYKIIMWDVLSADFDQSITPEKCLENVTKNVKSGSVIVFHDSIKASPNLKFALPKTLHFLKENGYTFDIIH; this is translated from the coding sequence ATGAGCTTTTATTGGGTAAAAACAAATTCATTCATAAAAAGGGTATTTTCTAAGTACTGTTGGGACATTCCAAACAACGAAAAGAAAATATACCTCACCTTTGATGATGGCCCAACTCCGGAGATTACAGACTGGGTTTTATCTGAATTGAAAAAGTTTGATGCAAAGGCGACTTTCTTTTGCATAGGAAAAAACATAAAAGCCAATTTAGCATTATTCGAAAAACTACTCACAGACGGACATGCCATAGGCAACCATACCATGAACCATGTAAATGGATGGAAAAGCAACAATAATGATTACATAGAGAATGTAAAAAATTGTGCTGCTGTTCTGGAAGAAGAGAAAACATGCAATATGATATTTCGCCCGCCCTACGGGAAAATAAAAAAGGCGCAATCTAAAATTCTAAGAAAACTAGGCTATAAGATTATTATGTGGGATGTTTTGAGTGCAGACTTCGACCAATCTATCACTCCTGAAAAATGCCTTGAAAACGTGACTAAAAACGTAAAGTCAGGAAGCGTAATTGTATTTCATGACAGCATAAAGGCGTCGCCTAATTTAAAATTTGCGTTGCCTAAAACGTTGCACTTTTTAAAGGAAAATGGATATACATTTGATATTATTCACTAA
- a CDS encoding response regulator transcription factor, producing MNILIVEDNKELAVEVYDFLCNVGYVCKIAHNCADALEEVNSNDYDAMLLDLGLPDGDGFEVLQTVRKTKSKIAVIVLTARGELDDRINGLHLGADDYLTKPFALTELSARLFAVIRRIHGFTVNSLSIHGFLLQLQDYKVSYDSVPISLTKKEFDIFQYLVLNKNRVITRLQLTEHIWGDILEVNSDSNFIDVHVRNLRKKLDKHTAIDWFETVRNVGYRINE from the coding sequence ATGAATATTTTAATTGTTGAAGATAATAAGGAACTAGCTGTTGAAGTTTATGATTTTTTATGCAACGTAGGTTATGTTTGCAAGATTGCTCATAATTGTGCCGATGCCCTTGAAGAAGTAAATAGTAACGATTATGATGCGATGCTTCTGGATCTTGGTTTGCCTGACGGAGATGGATTTGAGGTTTTGCAAACGGTTCGAAAAACAAAATCGAAAATAGCGGTTATTGTTCTTACGGCGCGAGGTGAATTAGATGACAGAATAAATGGTCTGCATCTTGGTGCCGATGATTATTTGACTAAACCGTTTGCATTAACAGAACTTAGTGCGCGTTTGTTTGCTGTAATTCGCAGAATTCATGGTTTTACTGTAAACAGTTTAAGTATTCACGGTTTTTTGCTGCAGCTTCAGGATTATAAAGTGAGCTACGATAGTGTTCCAATTAGTCTTACCAAAAAAGAATTTGATATTTTTCAGTATTTGGTTTTAAACAAAAATCGTGTAATTACCAGATTACAACTTACAGAACATATTTGGGGAGATATCCTCGAGGTAAATTCAGATTCTAATTTTATAGATGTTCATGTTCGAAATCTTCGTAAAAAACTCGACAAACATACGGCTATAGATTGGTTTGAAACCGTTAGAAATGTTGGTTATCGTATTAATGAGTAA
- a CDS encoding sensor histidine kinase produces MKIKHQLAIFNALTRLLVILVLWLMLPILVENVVYRHINNGLLEKKQKFIQHLDQNEINDFIENSDDSTETYSQFSTLHSEFLVLSKSPVKIAKKKAVFTNEYRIIEGEENEYRILQYHFTFGNQGYNLEIGSSLAEINDLTFIIRFFIIIVFVVILLITFLADTFYIEYLLKPFYKIIDTKIRRVNEPEAFDHTPIKARSRDFRELDFVLNQMMDRIAELFKKEKQFISNVSHELLTPIALLKNKFENLLQNDSLDDNAFDKIAGSLRTLDMLKKIINNLLLISRIENNQYEANESINFHELVTDLQEDLEDRIEDREIQFLNKMQHDYIFTGNKTLIHILIYNLVTNAIKYNKPQGSIEVTDGFLENKYFISITDSGIGMNDSQIENIFNRFARISSDQEGQGLGLAIADSIASFHHIEIKVSSALNEGTTFMLLFPEVLKHN; encoded by the coding sequence GTGAAGATAAAGCATCAATTGGCTATTTTTAATGCACTAACAAGGTTGTTGGTGATTTTGGTTTTATGGCTAATGTTGCCTATTCTGGTCGAAAATGTTGTTTACAGACATATTAATAATGGATTGCTGGAAAAAAAACAAAAATTCATACAACATTTAGATCAAAATGAAATAAATGATTTTATCGAAAATTCAGATGATTCAACCGAAACCTATTCGCAGTTTTCTACCTTACATAGTGAGTTTTTAGTACTTTCTAAATCGCCTGTAAAAATTGCCAAAAAGAAAGCTGTTTTTACTAATGAATATCGCATTATAGAAGGTGAAGAAAATGAATACAGAATTTTGCAATATCATTTTACTTTTGGCAATCAGGGATATAATTTAGAAATAGGAAGCAGTCTTGCTGAAATAAATGACCTTACTTTTATCATCAGGTTTTTTATTATCATTGTTTTTGTGGTTATCCTGCTGATTACCTTTTTGGCAGATACTTTTTATATTGAATATTTACTGAAGCCTTTTTATAAAATTATTGATACCAAAATAAGGCGTGTCAACGAACCTGAAGCATTTGATCATACGCCAATAAAAGCAAGGTCGAGAGATTTTAGGGAGCTCGATTTTGTTTTGAACCAAATGATGGATCGTATTGCAGAGCTTTTTAAAAAAGAAAAACAATTTATTTCGAATGTTTCGCATGAATTGCTTACTCCTATAGCTTTGCTTAAAAACAAGTTTGAGAATTTGCTTCAAAATGATTCTCTTGATGATAATGCTTTCGATAAAATTGCAGGTTCGTTAAGAACTTTAGATATGCTGAAAAAAATTATCAATAACTTATTGTTGATTTCCAGAATCGAAAACAATCAGTATGAGGCAAATGAAAGTATTAATTTTCATGAACTTGTTACTGATTTGCAAGAAGATCTGGAGGATAGGATAGAAGACAGGGAAATTCAGTTTTTAAACAAAATGCAGCATGATTATATCTTTACAGGAAATAAAACACTTATTCATATTCTGATTTATAATTTGGTAACCAATGCCATAAAATACAATAAGCCACAAGGAAGCATTGAAGTTACAGATGGTTTTTTAGAAAATAAATATTTTATTTCTATAACTGATTCAGGCATTGGAATGAATGATTCTCAAATCGAAAATATATTCAACAGGTTTGCCAGAATAAGCTCTGATCAGGAAGGTCAGGGGTTAGGGCTTGCGATTGCGGATAGTATTGCATCTTTTCATCATATCGAGATAAAAGTTTCTTCTGCTTTAAATGAAGGTACAACCTTTATGTTGCTGTTCCCGGAGGTTTTAAAACATAATTAA
- a CDS encoding thioredoxin family protein, producing the protein MSKFGELINAQVPVLIDFYTDWNESSVSMHPVIKDVAAALGDKAKVIKIDVDKNQELAEALRIKGLPTLMIYKEGQMIWRQSGELDANTIIGIVQEQFNL; encoded by the coding sequence ATGTCAAAATTTGGAGAACTTATAAATGCTCAGGTTCCGGTGTTAATTGATTTTTACACAGACTGGAACGAATCATCTGTATCGATGCATCCTGTTATTAAGGATGTTGCGGCTGCGCTAGGCGATAAAGCCAAAGTGATTAAAATTGATGTGGATAAAAATCAGGAATTAGCAGAAGCGCTTCGTATAAAGGGATTACCTACTTTAATGATTTATAAAGAAGGACAAATGATCTGGAGACAATCGGGCGAACTTGATGCCAATACAATTATCGGAATTGTCCAGGAACAATTCAATCTATAA